A single window of Paenibacillus sp. FSL H8-0537 DNA harbors:
- the purF gene encoding amidophosphoribosyltransferase, with amino-acid sequence MSDEIKQPKLWSGDYYNQGGGREDFFDKLREECGVFGVFNHADAASLSYYGLHALQHRGEESAGICTVDTTDRNRFSYHRGMGLVKEVFDKERLAGLPGDRSIGHVRYSTAGESKLANAQPLIFRYRDGDLAVATNGNIVNAPEIRKELENLGSIFQTTSDTEVIAHLIARSPKDFVTAAKEALQRIVGGFAFLIMTNDKLLVASDPNGLRPLVVGRIGEGYVFSSESCAFESIGAQYLRDVQPGELLIFDQDGMKEDRYAEVTRRATCAMEYIYFARPDSDIHEINIHSARKRMGKQLAMESFVDADIVTGVPDSSISAAIGYAEQTGIPYELGLIKNKYTGRTFIQPSQELREQGVKMKLSAVRKVVEGKRVVMIDDSIVRGTTSRRIVNMLREAGATEVHVRITSPPFKNPCYYGIDTPSRDELIASSRTVQEICELINADSLTFLSDSGFIDSVGGNDGAYNRGMCLGCFDNDYPTPVDEESDKSCSC; translated from the coding sequence ATGTCTGATGAAATAAAGCAGCCTAAGCTTTGGTCAGGCGATTATTATAATCAAGGCGGCGGTCGGGAGGATTTCTTCGACAAGCTGCGCGAGGAATGCGGCGTGTTCGGCGTCTTCAATCATGCAGACGCAGCATCGCTTTCCTACTATGGCCTTCATGCGTTGCAGCATCGCGGCGAGGAATCTGCGGGCATTTGCACCGTCGACACGACGGACCGCAATCGTTTCAGCTATCACCGCGGCATGGGACTCGTCAAGGAAGTTTTCGACAAGGAGCGCCTAGCGGGGCTCCCTGGCGATCGCTCTATCGGGCATGTGCGCTATTCGACAGCAGGAGAGAGCAAGCTGGCAAATGCGCAGCCGCTGATCTTCCGCTATCGGGATGGCGATCTTGCGGTAGCGACGAACGGCAATATCGTAAATGCGCCGGAAATCCGCAAGGAGCTGGAGAACCTGGGCTCTATTTTCCAGACGACGAGCGATACCGAGGTTATTGCGCATTTGATCGCCCGTTCGCCGAAGGATTTTGTGACGGCAGCGAAAGAAGCGCTTCAGCGTATCGTTGGAGGCTTCGCTTTCCTGATTATGACAAACGACAAGCTGCTGGTCGCTTCCGATCCGAACGGACTTCGTCCGCTCGTGGTGGGCCGCATCGGCGAGGGCTATGTTTTTTCTTCCGAGTCGTGCGCGTTTGAATCGATTGGTGCCCAGTATTTGCGTGACGTTCAGCCGGGCGAGCTGCTTATTTTCGATCAGGATGGCATGAAAGAGGATCGTTATGCGGAAGTAACGCGCCGGGCGACCTGCGCGATGGAATACATTTATTTTGCCCGTCCCGACAGTGACATTCATGAGATCAACATTCATTCCGCGCGCAAGCGGATGGGCAAGCAGCTCGCGATGGAATCGTTCGTCGATGCTGATATCGTAACGGGTGTGCCGGACTCCAGTATATCCGCGGCAATCGGTTACGCGGAGCAGACGGGTATTCCGTATGAGCTTGGACTTATCAAAAATAAATACACCGGCCGTACGTTCATCCAGCCTTCGCAGGAGCTGCGTGAGCAGGGCGTAAAGATGAAGCTGTCCGCCGTGCGCAAAGTCGTAGAAGGCAAACGCGTCGTCATGATTGACGACTCGATCGTTCGCGGCACAACGTCGCGCCGGATCGTCAATATGCTGCGTGAAGCGGGAGCAACGGAAGTGCATGTGCGGATTACATCGCCGCCTTTCAAAAACCCTTGCTACTACGGCATTGATACGCCGAGCCGCGATGAGCTTATTGCATCTTCCCGCACGGTGCAGGAAATTTGCGAGCTGATTAATGCGGATTCGCTGACCTTCCTTAGCGACAGCGGCTTTATTGATTCGGTTGGCGGCAATGACGGCGCTTATAACCGGGGCATGTGCCTCGGCTGCTTTGATAATGATTACCCGACGCCTGTTGATGAGGAATCGGACAAAAGCTGCAGCTGCTAG
- the purB gene encoding adenylosuccinate lyase, with the protein MLERYSRPEMRAIWTEENKFQAWLEVELCACEAWSELGIIPKEDVEELRKNASFNIDRIYEIEQDTRHDVIAFTRAVSETVGPERKWVHYGLTSTDVVDTATGYLLLQANAILQKDIERFISILREKAIQYKDTPMMGRTHGVHAEPTTFGLKMALWHEEMKRNLERFLHAADGVQYGKISGAVGTYANIDPFVEEFVCNKLGTKAAPISTQTLQRDRHAEYMGTLALVASSLDKFATEIRALQKSEFREVEEPFAKGQKGSSAMPHKRNPIGCENISGLSRVIRGHMLTAYENIPLWHERDISHSSAERVILPDATMLLNYMLNRLGNIINNLQVFPENMKRNMQRTFGVPFSGRVMTKLIDKGFSREQAYDTVQPRAMQAWEEQRQFRDIIESTKEITELLSTEDIDDCFNPTWHLKHVDTIFTRLGLN; encoded by the coding sequence ATGTTAGAGCGTTACAGCAGACCGGAAATGAGAGCAATTTGGACCGAGGAGAATAAGTTCCAAGCATGGCTGGAGGTTGAGCTTTGCGCATGCGAGGCTTGGTCGGAGCTGGGCATTATTCCGAAGGAAGACGTAGAAGAGCTTCGTAAAAACGCCAGCTTCAACATCGACCGCATTTATGAAATCGAGCAGGATACACGCCATGACGTAATCGCCTTTACGCGCGCTGTATCCGAGACAGTTGGCCCTGAGCGCAAATGGGTGCACTACGGCCTGACATCGACGGATGTTGTAGATACGGCAACGGGCTACCTGCTGCTGCAAGCCAATGCGATTTTGCAAAAGGATATTGAGCGTTTCATCTCGATTTTGCGCGAGAAAGCGATTCAGTACAAGGATACGCCGATGATGGGACGTACGCATGGCGTTCATGCTGAGCCAACTACTTTCGGCCTCAAAATGGCACTGTGGCATGAAGAGATGAAGCGCAACCTGGAGCGTTTCCTGCATGCAGCTGACGGCGTGCAATACGGCAAAATTTCCGGTGCTGTCGGCACTTACGCGAATATCGACCCATTCGTAGAAGAATTTGTCTGCAACAAGCTCGGCACGAAGGCTGCGCCAATCTCGACGCAAACGCTGCAGCGTGACCGCCATGCTGAATACATGGGCACACTGGCACTCGTTGCTTCGTCGCTGGACAAGTTCGCTACGGAAATCCGCGCTTTGCAGAAGAGCGAATTCCGCGAGGTGGAAGAGCCTTTCGCTAAAGGTCAAAAAGGTTCATCGGCTATGCCGCACAAGCGCAACCCAATCGGCTGCGAGAACATTTCAGGTCTGTCACGCGTCATTCGTGGACATATGCTGACGGCTTATGAGAACATTCCGCTGTGGCATGAGCGCGATATTAGCCACTCGTCCGCAGAGCGCGTCATTTTGCCAGATGCAACGATGCTGCTGAACTACATGCTGAACCGTCTGGGCAACATCATTAATAATCTGCAAGTATTCCCTGAAAATATGAAGCGTAACATGCAGCGTACGTTCGGCGTGCCGTTCTCCGGCCGCGTCATGACGAAGCTGATCGACAAAGGCTTCAGCCGCGAGCAGGCTTATGACACTGTTCAGCCGCGCGCCATGCAAGCTTGGGAAGAGCAGCGCCAATTCCGCGACATTATTGAATCGACGAAGGAAATTACCGAGCTTCTGTCGACGGAAGACATCGACGATTGCTTTAACCCAACATGGCATCTGAAGCATGTGGATACGATTTTCACCCGTCTTGGATTGAACTAA
- a CDS encoding SMI1/KNR4 family protein translates to MEFKDGFIIYPLPDNTLLAEKERKWRIELPEAYKQFISKYNGSSPIKDSFVCNGHSYTIDRFLCILKVTGDRDDEFYDIGVVRTQLDERIVSDEDLVGTELLPIAVLFAGDFVCLDYRDNAKEPSVCVWNHEESADLEPVTYFTSASFEEFLAMLTE, encoded by the coding sequence ATGGAATTTAAGGATGGGTTTATCATTTATCCATTGCCAGATAATACTTTACTAGCTGAAAAAGAGCGTAAATGGAGAATTGAATTACCAGAAGCATATAAACAATTTATTTCAAAATATAATGGTTCTTCTCCAATAAAAGATAGCTTTGTATGTAATGGTCATAGTTATACGATTGATAGGTTTTTGTGCATACTAAAGGTAACCGGGGATAGAGATGATGAGTTTTATGATATTGGTGTAGTTAGAACCCAGTTGGATGAACGAATTGTTTCAGATGAGGATTTAGTAGGTACCGAGTTGTTGCCGATTGCGGTTTTATTTGCAGGTGATTTTGTATGTTTAGACTATCGTGATAATGCTAAGGAGCCTTCTGTATGTGTTTGGAATCATGAAGAATCAGCAGACTTAGAACCGGTCACATATTTTACTAGTGCGAGTTTCGAAGAGTTTCTAGCAATGTTAACCGAATAA
- the purQ gene encoding phosphoribosylformylglycinamidine synthase subunit PurQ, which translates to MKFAVLVFPGSNCDIDCYKAVEEAIGQKVEYVWHTSTDLSGYDAILVPGGFSYGDYLRCGAISRFAPVMNEVKKAAEEGKFILGICNGFQILTEAGLLPGALIRNSGLKFRCHQTPLEVVNNGNPFTNQYAEGDIINIPIAHGEGNYYCDDATLAQLEANKQIIFRYAGDTNPNGSVSNIAGVSNERGNVVGMMPHPERAINQLFGSEDGKKMFTSILNAWREQHGAAVNS; encoded by the coding sequence ATGAAGTTTGCGGTTCTGGTTTTTCCAGGTTCCAACTGTGATATTGATTGTTACAAGGCGGTAGAGGAAGCGATTGGCCAAAAGGTAGAGTATGTATGGCATACATCGACGGATCTTTCCGGTTATGACGCGATTTTGGTGCCAGGAGGCTTCTCCTATGGCGATTACCTGCGCTGCGGCGCGATTTCCCGTTTCGCTCCTGTTATGAATGAAGTGAAGAAAGCAGCGGAGGAAGGCAAGTTCATCCTCGGCATTTGCAACGGGTTCCAAATTCTTACGGAAGCGGGCCTGCTGCCAGGCGCTTTGATTCGCAACAGCGGCCTCAAATTCCGCTGCCATCAGACGCCGCTGGAGGTCGTGAACAACGGCAATCCGTTCACGAACCAGTATGCGGAAGGCGATATCATCAACATTCCGATCGCCCACGGCGAAGGCAACTACTATTGCGACGACGCGACGCTGGCACAGCTGGAAGCGAACAAGCAAATTATTTTCCGCTATGCGGGCGACACCAATCCGAACGGATCGGTATCGAACATCGCGGGCGTGAGCAACGAGCGTGGCAACGTAGTCGGCATGATGCCGCATCCAGAGCGTGCAATTAACCAATTGTTCGGCTCAGAGGACGGCAAAAAAATGTTTACATCGATTTTGAATGCATGGAGGGAACAGCATGGCGCAGCAGTTAACAGCTAA
- the purK gene encoding 5-(carboxyamino)imidazole ribonucleotide synthase produces MMVEADKQRPDNIRTLLPGSTIGVLGGGQLGRMMALAGSAMGYKFVALDPAVDSPCGQVADQVVGAYDNHEAARELAQRSDIITYEFENVNAEVAAMLMKESYVPQGSKLLYTTQHRLREKRAIEAAGVKVAPYSEIRSSAELHIEAERLGLPCVLKTATGGYDGKGQWVIRAAEEIDEAYETLSRAGTELVLEKFISFEKELSVIAARSPQGEVKAFPAAENIHIDNILHLSIVPARIEEGIQRRAEQLAMQIAEGLGAVGLIAVELFLTADGELYVNELAPRPHNSGHYTMEAAHTSQFEQHVRAVCNLPLGRTELLTPVVMVNVLGQHVEPVIQRFGTRDEAAVRLGVTPKLHLYGKKDAVHKRKMGHINVLAPDVEAALQWIDETTIWKVE; encoded by the coding sequence ATGATGGTCGAAGCGGACAAGCAGCGGCCGGATAATATCCGGACGCTGCTGCCAGGCAGCACAATCGGCGTGCTCGGCGGCGGGCAATTGGGCCGGATGATGGCGCTCGCAGGCAGCGCGATGGGCTACAAATTCGTCGCGCTTGATCCAGCGGTGGATTCGCCTTGCGGACAAGTCGCAGATCAAGTGGTCGGCGCCTATGACAATCATGAGGCAGCGCGCGAGCTGGCGCAGCGTTCAGATATCATTACGTATGAATTTGAAAATGTGAATGCCGAAGTTGCCGCGATGCTGATGAAGGAATCCTACGTGCCGCAAGGCAGCAAGCTGCTTTATACGACGCAGCATCGGCTGCGGGAGAAGCGGGCGATTGAGGCGGCTGGCGTGAAGGTTGCGCCTTACAGCGAAATTCGCAGCAGCGCGGAGCTTCATATAGAAGCAGAACGTTTAGGCCTGCCATGCGTATTAAAAACAGCGACTGGCGGCTACGACGGCAAAGGGCAATGGGTCATCCGCGCCGCGGAGGAGATCGACGAGGCGTACGAAACGCTGAGCCGGGCTGGAACCGAGCTTGTGCTGGAGAAATTCATCTCCTTTGAAAAAGAGCTGTCGGTCATTGCGGCGCGCAGCCCGCAGGGCGAGGTCAAAGCATTCCCGGCGGCGGAAAATATCCATATTGACAATATTCTTCATTTGTCGATTGTGCCGGCCCGGATCGAGGAAGGCATTCAGCGCCGAGCGGAGCAGCTGGCGATGCAAATCGCCGAAGGGCTGGGCGCGGTCGGATTAATCGCCGTTGAGCTGTTTTTGACGGCTGACGGAGAGCTGTATGTGAATGAGCTGGCACCAAGGCCGCATAACAGCGGGCATTACACGATGGAAGCGGCACATACGTCGCAGTTCGAGCAGCATGTGCGGGCGGTATGCAATTTGCCGCTTGGTCGTACGGAGCTGCTGACGCCAGTCGTGATGGTGAATGTGCTCGGCCAGCATGTAGAGCCGGTCATTCAGCGTTTTGGAACCCGGGATGAAGCGGCAGTGCGCCTCGGCGTAACACCGAAGCTGCATCTGTACGGCAAGAAGGACGCCGTTCACAAAAGAAAAATGGGCCACATTAACGTGCTTGCTCCCGATGTGGAAGCAGCGCTGCAATGGATAGATGAAACAACAATTTGGAAGGTGGAGTAG
- the purE gene encoding 5-(carboxyamino)imidazole ribonucleotide mutase: MSAKVGVIMGSKSDWDTMKLACDVLEELQIPYEKKVVSAHRTPDLMFEYAETAVERGLKVIIAGAGGAAHLPGMVAAKTVLPVIGVPVKSSNLSGLDSLLSIVQMPGGIPVATVAIGNAGGTNAGLLAAQMLGAFDPDIQARVIARRERVKQEVLESSETL; encoded by the coding sequence ATGTCTGCGAAGGTAGGCGTCATCATGGGCAGCAAGTCGGATTGGGATACAATGAAACTGGCTTGCGATGTGCTGGAAGAGCTTCAAATTCCTTATGAGAAAAAGGTTGTGTCGGCGCACAGAACGCCCGATTTAATGTTTGAATATGCGGAAACGGCAGTGGAGCGCGGACTTAAGGTCATTATCGCGGGGGCTGGCGGAGCTGCACATCTTCCCGGCATGGTCGCCGCCAAAACGGTGCTGCCGGTTATTGGCGTTCCTGTCAAATCTTCGAATCTAAGCGGTCTCGACTCGCTGCTGTCTATCGTTCAAATGCCGGGCGGCATTCCTGTAGCTACAGTAGCAATCGGCAATGCTGGCGGCACGAATGCTGGACTGCTGGCGGCACAGATGCTGGGCGCGTTCGATCCGGACATTCAGGCACGCGTGATCGCAAGGCGCGAGCGCGTCAAGCAGGAAGTGCTGGAAAGCAGTGAGACGCTATGA
- the purM gene encoding phosphoribosylformylglycinamidine cyclo-ligase: MAEAYKKAGVDIAAGNEAVERMKKHVKKTFRPEVLTDLGGFGGLFGLNKDKYDEPVLVSGTDGVGTKLKLAFAMDKHDTIGIDAVAMCVNDIIVQGAEPLFFLDYLACGKVVPEKIEAVVKGIADGCVQAGCALIGGETAEMPGMYQGDEYDIAGFTVGVVDKKKIIDGTTIAPGDAVIGLASSGIHSNGYSLVRRLLLEESGYALDQELAELDGAKLGDVLIEPTRIYVKSALKLIEQVKVKGMAHITGGGFIENIPRVLPEGVNVNVEYGSWPIHNIFGLMQEKGSITNRDMFTTFNMGIGLVVVVPADEAEEALRVASGLGEKAYRIGTVTEGSRIVTFTGATV; this comes from the coding sequence GTGGCAGAAGCGTATAAAAAAGCTGGCGTCGATATAGCGGCTGGCAACGAAGCGGTCGAAAGAATGAAGAAGCATGTCAAGAAAACGTTCCGTCCTGAGGTACTGACAGATCTTGGCGGCTTTGGCGGCCTGTTCGGCCTAAACAAGGATAAATATGATGAGCCGGTGCTCGTATCGGGTACAGACGGCGTTGGCACGAAGCTGAAGCTGGCTTTTGCAATGGATAAGCATGACACGATCGGTATCGATGCGGTTGCCATGTGTGTCAATGACATCATTGTACAAGGCGCTGAGCCTTTGTTCTTCCTCGATTACCTCGCTTGCGGCAAAGTCGTGCCTGAGAAAATCGAAGCGGTCGTTAAAGGCATCGCAGACGGCTGCGTTCAAGCTGGCTGTGCACTGATTGGCGGCGAGACAGCGGAAATGCCAGGTATGTACCAAGGCGACGAATACGATATCGCGGGCTTTACGGTCGGCGTTGTCGATAAGAAAAAAATCATCGATGGCACGACCATTGCGCCCGGAGACGCAGTAATTGGACTTGCGTCAAGCGGCATTCACAGCAATGGCTATTCGCTCGTTCGCAGATTGCTTCTGGAAGAGAGCGGCTATGCGCTGGATCAGGAGCTGGCAGAGCTTGATGGCGCGAAGCTTGGCGATGTATTGATCGAGCCAACGCGTATTTATGTGAAATCAGCGCTTAAGCTGATTGAGCAAGTGAAGGTGAAAGGCATGGCGCATATTACAGGCGGCGGCTTCATTGAGAACATTCCGCGCGTATTGCCGGAAGGCGTGAACGTGAATGTGGAATACGGCTCTTGGCCGATCCACAACATTTTTGGCCTCATGCAGGAAAAAGGTTCGATTACGAATCGTGATATGTTCACGACGTTTAATATGGGTATTGGCCTCGTAGTCGTTGTACCGGCTGATGAAGCGGAAGAAGCGCTTCGCGTAGCAAGTGGGCTTGGCGAGAAAGCTTACCGCATTGGAACAGTAACGGAAGGCAGCCGCATCGTCACGTTTACAGGAGCGACGGTGTAA
- the purS gene encoding phosphoribosylformylglycinamidine synthase subunit PurS: MKATVYVTIKENVLDPQGTAVQGALHSMGFAEVEKVRIGKYLELELGDIDRSEAEKRIKEMCEKLLANTVVEDYRFELEG; this comes from the coding sequence ATGAAAGCAACCGTCTACGTAACAATCAAGGAAAATGTACTTGATCCACAAGGAACAGCTGTACAAGGAGCTTTGCACTCGATGGGCTTTGCCGAAGTGGAAAAGGTTCGGATCGGCAAATATTTGGAGCTTGAGCTGGGCGATATTGACCGCAGCGAGGCAGAGAAGCGCATCAAGGAAATGTGCGAGAAGCTGCTTGCGAACACGGTCGTAGAAGATTACCGTTTTGAGCTGGAGGGATAG
- the purL gene encoding phosphoribosylformylglycinamidine synthase subunit PurL, translating into MAQQLTAKEPTAEQIADQRIYTQFGVTDYEYELICGFLGRQPNYTEIGVFSVMWSEHCSYKNSKPILKKFPITGPKVLMGPGEGAGIVDIGDNQAVVFKIESHNHPSAVEPYQGAATGVGGIIRDIFSMGARPVALMNSLRFGRLENDRVKYLFENVVSGIAGYGNCIGIPTVGGEVMFDESYEGNPLVNAMCVGLIDHDKIQRGVAKGVGNPVFYVGPATGRDGIHGATFASVELSEESEEKRTAVQVGDPFMEKLVMEATLELIDSGIVLGIQDMGAAGLTCSSAEMASKAGNGLELYLDEVPQRETGMTPYEMMLSESQERMLFVVEPQHEAQAKEIFERWGIICAKVGKVTDDGRLRLFHQGEQVADMPVTALVDECPVYDKPSQEPAYYSANAAIDTTAYPEVTDLTAALEKVLASPTVASKEWVYNQYDYMVRTSTAVQPGSDAAVVTINGTRKALAMTTDCNSRYVYLDPEVGGRIAVAEAARNIVCSGAEPLAITDNLNFGSPEKPDVFWQIEKSADGMSEACRVLETPVIGGNVSLYNENAKGAIYPTPVIGMVGLVHDIDHITTQGFKNEGDVIILVGETKAEMGGSELQYVLQGVNEGRPPVIDLAVEKKMLGAVLSAIQSGLVASAHDLSEGGIAVALAESCISGKLGAEVNVNTELRADHALFSESQSRILLSAKPEQAAALQALLAEQGVAHAAIGSVKGAALSISINGKSGIQAPVQQLEKVWKDAIPCLMK; encoded by the coding sequence ATGGCGCAGCAGTTAACAGCTAAGGAACCGACAGCGGAACAAATCGCGGATCAGCGGATTTATACGCAGTTCGGCGTAACGGATTATGAATATGAGCTGATTTGCGGATTTCTTGGCCGCCAGCCAAACTATACGGAGATTGGCGTATTCAGCGTCATGTGGTCGGAGCATTGCTCCTACAAAAACTCCAAGCCGATTTTGAAAAAATTCCCGATCACTGGACCTAAAGTTCTAATGGGACCAGGCGAAGGCGCAGGTATCGTAGATATTGGCGACAATCAAGCGGTCGTATTCAAAATCGAATCGCATAACCATCCCTCCGCGGTTGAGCCTTACCAAGGCGCAGCTACAGGTGTAGGCGGCATTATCCGCGATATTTTCTCGATGGGCGCACGTCCTGTTGCTTTGATGAACAGCTTGCGTTTTGGCCGTCTTGAAAATGATCGCGTTAAATATTTGTTTGAAAATGTCGTTAGCGGCATCGCTGGCTACGGCAACTGTATCGGCATCCCGACTGTCGGCGGTGAAGTTATGTTCGACGAGAGCTACGAGGGCAATCCGCTCGTTAACGCGATGTGCGTAGGCCTCATCGACCATGATAAAATCCAACGCGGCGTCGCTAAAGGCGTAGGCAACCCGGTATTTTATGTCGGTCCGGCAACTGGCCGCGACGGCATCCACGGCGCAACCTTCGCTTCGGTCGAGCTGTCTGAGGAATCCGAAGAGAAGCGTACGGCGGTTCAAGTCGGCGATCCATTTATGGAGAAGCTGGTTATGGAAGCGACGCTTGAGCTGATCGATTCCGGCATTGTGCTTGGGATTCAGGATATGGGCGCAGCTGGCCTGACTTGCTCCAGCGCCGAGATGGCATCGAAAGCCGGCAACGGTCTTGAGCTATATCTCGATGAAGTACCGCAGCGCGAAACAGGCATGACGCCTTACGAAATGATGCTGTCTGAATCGCAAGAGCGCATGCTCTTCGTTGTAGAGCCGCAGCATGAAGCGCAGGCGAAAGAAATTTTCGAGCGTTGGGGCATTATTTGCGCCAAAGTCGGCAAAGTAACGGATGACGGACGTCTCCGCTTGTTCCACCAAGGCGAGCAAGTGGCCGATATGCCGGTAACAGCACTCGTTGACGAGTGTCCGGTTTATGACAAGCCCTCGCAGGAGCCTGCATATTACAGTGCGAATGCGGCAATCGACACAACGGCTTATCCGGAAGTAACGGATTTGACGGCTGCGCTTGAGAAAGTACTCGCTTCGCCAACGGTGGCCAGCAAAGAGTGGGTTTACAATCAGTACGACTATATGGTGCGTACGTCGACAGCGGTACAACCGGGTTCGGACGCAGCAGTCGTTACTATTAACGGTACACGCAAGGCACTCGCGATGACAACGGACTGCAACAGCCGTTATGTATACCTTGATCCAGAAGTGGGCGGACGCATTGCTGTAGCGGAAGCTGCGCGCAACATCGTTTGTTCCGGCGCAGAGCCGCTGGCCATTACGGACAACCTGAACTTCGGCAGCCCAGAGAAGCCGGATGTATTCTGGCAGATCGAGAAATCGGCAGACGGCATGTCCGAGGCTTGCCGCGTACTGGAAACGCCCGTTATCGGCGGCAACGTCAGCTTGTACAATGAAAATGCAAAAGGTGCGATTTACCCGACGCCGGTTATCGGCATGGTAGGTCTCGTTCATGATATCGATCATATTACGACTCAAGGCTTCAAAAACGAAGGCGACGTCATCATTCTCGTCGGCGAAACGAAAGCCGAAATGGGCGGAAGCGAGCTGCAATACGTGCTGCAAGGCGTGAATGAAGGCCGTCCTCCGGTTATTGATCTAGCTGTTGAGAAAAAGATGCTTGGCGCTGTGCTGAGCGCGATTCAAAGCGGCCTGGTCGCTTCGGCGCATGACTTGTCCGAAGGCGGTATTGCGGTTGCACTGGCAGAATCCTGCATAAGCGGCAAGCTTGGTGCAGAAGTTAATGTAAATACAGAGCTGCGCGCCGATCATGCATTGTTCAGCGAGTCGCAATCGCGTATTTTGCTATCAGCGAAGCCGGAGCAAGCAGCAGCGCTGCAAGCATTGCTGGCTGAGCAAGGCGTTGCCCATGCGGCAATTGGTTCGGTTAAAGGAGCTGCTCTTTCGATCAGCATCAATGGCAAATCCGGCATTCAGGCGCCGGTACAACAACTGGAGAAGGTCTGGAAGGATGCGATTCCATGTCTGATGAAATAA
- a CDS encoding phosphoribosylaminoimidazolesuccinocarboxamide synthase — MTASSQSLSTAAPYVKAPLLYKGKVRELYDLGEHFLIVVTDRISAFDYVLDPAVPEKGNVLNRLSAFWFEQTASIQTNHVVHTDVDKLGELITEPELLRNRIMVTLKAERIDIECVVRGYITGGGWRQYQQTSAINGIELPAGLRKNERFPQPIFTPAAKNDVGHDEDIPFERMQELVGAELSEELRDRSIKLYEFAHAYCAERGIILADCKFEFGLIDGKVILIDEIFTPDSSRFWAEGNFAYDIEIDSMDKEPVRTYLLGSDWDKNSKPDPLPEAVVAETTKRYQDIYRRLTGSESY; from the coding sequence ATGACTGCATCATCTCAAAGCTTGTCTACTGCTGCTCCATATGTAAAAGCGCCCCTTCTATACAAGGGGAAGGTTAGAGAGCTTTATGATCTGGGCGAGCATTTTCTCATCGTTGTAACGGATCGCATCTCGGCGTTCGATTATGTGCTTGATCCGGCTGTGCCGGAGAAGGGCAATGTGCTTAACCGCCTGTCGGCGTTCTGGTTTGAGCAGACGGCTTCGATCCAGACGAACCACGTCGTGCATACCGATGTGGACAAGCTGGGCGAGCTCATTACCGAGCCTGAGCTGCTGCGGAACCGAATTATGGTGACTCTTAAAGCAGAGCGTATTGACATTGAATGCGTCGTGCGCGGCTATATCACAGGCGGCGGCTGGAGACAATATCAGCAGACGTCTGCGATCAATGGCATTGAGCTGCCGGCAGGCCTGCGCAAAAATGAACGTTTTCCGCAGCCGATCTTTACGCCAGCGGCGAAAAACGACGTCGGCCATGATGAGGATATCCCGTTCGAGCGGATGCAGGAGCTGGTTGGCGCTGAGCTTTCCGAAGAGCTGCGCGACCGCAGCATTAAGCTTTATGAGTTCGCTCACGCTTATTGCGCCGAGCGCGGCATCATTCTCGCCGATTGCAAATTTGAATTTGGCCTGATTGATGGCAAGGTTATTCTCATTGACGAGATTTTCACGCCGGATTCCTCGCGTTTCTGGGCAGAGGGCAATTTCGCCTATGACATTGAGATCGACAGCATGGACAAGGAGCCGGTGCGCACCTATTTGCTCGGCTCAGATTGGGACAAAAACAGCAAGCCGGACCCGCTGCCGGAAGCGGTTGTTGCAGAGACGACGAAGCGGTATCAGGATATTTACCGCCGCTTGACCGGTTCGGAAAGCTACTAG